Proteins co-encoded in one Amaranthus tricolor cultivar Red isolate AtriRed21 chromosome 7, ASM2621246v1, whole genome shotgun sequence genomic window:
- the LOC130817482 gene encoding sucrose nonfermenting 4-like protein isoform X1, whose protein sequence is MFGSNPDSGTHTNSGLPGNIFFPTRFVWPHGGRRVFLSGSFTGWTEHILMSPMEGTPTAFQVICNLTPGYHQYKFNVDGEWRYDEHQPFVSGAYGVVNNVRIPRESDIGSVMFNSDTPGRSNMEVDENTFVRPMASPDGMLRERISEADVQISRHRISLFLSQHTAYELLPESGKVVALDVTLPVKQAFHILYEQGVPAAPLWDFGKGHFVGVLSAIDFILILRELGNHGSNLTEEELETHTILAWKDGKVCHNRQTEGSGRPYARQLINAGPYDSLKDVAMKILQNRVSTVPIINSSSPDGSFPQLLHLASLSGILKCICRHFKHSSSSLPILQQPICSIPLGTWVPKIGESSRPPFAMLRQNATLAAALSLLVQADVSSVPIVDDSDSLLDIYSRSDITSLAKDRAYAQIRLDEMNIHQALQLGQDANSPCGVFNGQRCQMCLSSDPLHKIMERLSNPGVRRLVIVEAGSKRVQGIITLSDVFRFLLG, encoded by the exons ATGTTTGGATCGAATCCGGATTCTGGTACTCATACTAACAGTGGACTTCCtggaaatatattttttcctaCTCGTTTTGTTTGGCCTCATGGAGGAAGACGGGTTTTTTTAAGTGGTTCATTTACTGG GTGGACTGAGCATATACTTATGTCTCCTATGGAGGGGACTCCTACTGCATTTCAAGTTATTTGTAACTTAACACCAGGATATCATCAG TACAAATTTAATGTTGATGGAGAATGGCGTTATGATGAACATCAGCCTTTTGTGAGTGGAGCTTATGGTGTTGTCAATAATGTGCGTATACCAAGGGAGTCTGATATTGGTTCTGTTATGTTTAATTCTGACACTCCTGGTAGATCCAACATGGAGGTGGACGAGAACACATTTGTTCGTCCA ATGGCATCGCCTGATGGAATGTTGCGGGAGCGAATTTCAGAGGCTGATGTACAGATTTCTCGTCATCGTATATCTTTGTTTTTATCGCAACATACAGCATATGAATTACTTCCAGAGTCGGGCAAG GTTGTGgctttggatgttactttgccGGTTAAACAAGCTTTTCATATTCTTTATGAGCAG GGAGTTCCTGCTGCTCCTTTGTGGGATTTTGGCAAGGGTCACTTTGTTGGAGTTCTTAGTGCCATTGacttcattttaattttgagAGAG CTTGGGAATCATGGCTCAAATTTGACAGAAGAGGAGTTAGAGACTCATACAATTTTGGCATGGAAAGATGGAAAAGTTTGTCACAATAGACAAACTGAGGGCAGCGGGAGGCCGTATGCCAGACAGCTTATAAAT GCTGGACCATATGATTCCTTGAAAGATGTCGCTATGAAGATTTTGCAAAACAGAGTATCCACTGTTCCAATTATAAATTCCTCATCACCAGATGGTTCTTTCCCGCAGCTGCTACATCTTGCTTCTCTGTCTGGGATACTAAAGT GTATTTGCAGACATTTCAAACACTCTAGTAGCTCTTTGCCTATTCTTCAACAACCAATTTGTTCAATTCCTTTAGGTACTTGGGTTCCCAAGATTGGGGAATCAAGTCGACCGCCATTTGCAATGTTGAGACAAAATGCTACTCTTGCTGCTGCCCTGTCTTTGCTCGTGCAAG CGGACGTGAGTTCAGTTCCTATTGTTGATGACAGTGACTCACTTCTGGATATATATTCTAGGAG TGATATTACTTCTTTAGCAAAAGACAGAGCGTATGCACAAATTCGTCTTGATGAAATGAATATTCATCAG GCCCTTCAATTAGGACAAGATGCTAATTCTCCTTGTGGAGTATTCAATGGACAAAGATGTCAGATGTGCTTGTCCTCAGACCCCTTGCACAAGATCATGGAGCGGCTATCAAATCCAG GCGTCAGGAGGCTTGTAATTGTGGAAGCTGGTAGCAAGCGTGTCCAAGGTATTATTACGCTAAGCGATGTATTCAGATTTTTGCTTGGCTAG
- the LOC130817504 gene encoding cyclin-SDS-like: MKRKSTDQSTATEHASIDSAEFFKKNLRSKIPRKKRTQISPILFNDSTTSNACLKRNFSFNLSCDQVSCNTVVESADLPLEATFSRKNVVLIPNLSLKKEVAQVSVSEHSCVESCSVVVAETESNRNDKVPTEFSAIQHSPASTTATVEQKTSKSKYDEFILGMVSSDLACSENFSYDEYEVSSATNVSELQSEIFSSDEVLQFDVCTEEYTPMWLNSFSGSQFSEKSSDDSTSPCYSLFKEIYQQFSQISSDSSDYEVSSLLDDQYSDELAFWKFEREEDEENYRRLRNRERNQATKARDYIEDYDFATDYGGLILEQRLIMANWIVELSRKKDLQSETTFLAVRLLDRFLTKGFFTSRKNLQLLGIACLTLAIRIEENQPYNSVQQKSFYVGCNVYCRYEVVAMEWVILEVLKFHCISPTTYSFLGFYLKAAAADEEMERKAKYLAGLSLLDCRHLRFWPSTVAAALVLLVSFSVSQGGSSLRVVQAHVRTKVNDLTECVQSLEWLLKYIC; encoded by the exons ATGAAGCGCAAGAGTACTGATCAATCTACTGCTACTGAACATGCTAGTATTGATTCTGctgaatttttcaaaaaaaatttaagatcgAAAATTCCTCGCAAAAAACGAACTCAAATATCGCCAATTCTCTTCAATGATTCCACGACTTCAAATGCTTGTCTCAAacgtaatttttcttttaatttgagtTGCgatcaagtttcatgcaatacGGTAGTTGAATCCGCTGATTTACCTCTAGAAGCAACGTTTAGTAGAAAAAATGTGGTGTTGATTCCGAATTTGTCGCTCAAGAAGGAAGTTGCTCAAGTATCTGTGTCGGAGCACTCCTGTGTAGAATCTTGCTCTGTTGTTGTCGCAGAAACAGAGTCGAACCGAAATGATAAAGTTCCGACTGAGTTCTCTGCAATTCAACATTCTCCAGCGAGTACAACGGCTACTGTTGAGCAAAAAACATCGAAAAGTAAATACGATGAATTCATCCTTGGGATGGTAAGCTCTGACTTGGCATGCAGTGAAAATTTTTCGTATGATGAATACGAGGTTTCATCAGCGACGAATGTCTCTGAGCTTCAATCGGAGATTTTCTCCAGTGATGAAGTGTTGCAGTTCGATGTCTGCACAGAAGAGTATACTCCTATGTGGTTGAACTCTTTCTCCGGAAGTCAATTTTCTGAGAAATCAAGCGATGACTCAACTTCTCCTTGTTACTCTCTCTTCAAGGAGATTTATCAGCAATTCTCACAAATTAGCTCTGATTCTTCAGATTATGAAGTATCCTCTCTTTTGGATGATCAGTATTCTGATGAACTTGCT TTTTGGAAATTTGAAcgtgaagaagatgaagagaatTACCGTCGATTGAGAAATAGAGAACGAAATCAAGCAACAAAAGCGAGAGACTACATTGAAGACTACGATTTTGCGACTGATTATGGAGGATTAATCCTTGAGCAGCGGTTAATTATGGCTAATTGGATTGTTGAA CTATCCAGAAAAAAGGATCTCCAGAGTGAAACAACATTTCTTGCTGTGCGTCTTCTTGATAGATTTTTGACCAAAGGGTTTTTTACAAGTCGGAAGAACCTACAACTTCTTGGCATAGCCTGCCTCACCCTTGCCATCAGAATCGAAGAGAACCAGCCTTACAACAG TGTCCAACAAAAATCTTTCTATGTGGGATGCAATGTGTACTGCAGATATGAAGTTGTCGCCATGGAATGGGTAATCCTAGAGGTTCTTAAGTTCCACTGCATCTCTCCAACTACCTACTCTTTCCTTGG GTTCTACCTAAAAGCTGCAGCAGCTGATGAAGAGATGGAAAGAAAGGCCAAGTATTTGGCCGGTCTATCTCTGCTTGACTGTAGGCATCTCAGATTTTGGCCCTCAACAGTAGCAGCAGCATTGGTACTCCTGGTCTCCTTCTCCGTAAGTCAAGGTGGATCCAGCTTACGAGTTGTGCAG GCTCATGTCAGAACAAAAGTTAATGATCTAACTGAATGCGTTCAG AGCTTGGAATGGTTGCTCAAGTACATTTGCTAA
- the LOC130817482 gene encoding sucrose nonfermenting 4-like protein isoform X2, whose product MFNSDTPGRSNMEVDENTFVRPMASPDGMLRERISEADVQISRHRISLFLSQHTAYELLPESGKVVALDVTLPVKQAFHILYEQGVPAAPLWDFGKGHFVGVLSAIDFILILRELGNHGSNLTEEELETHTILAWKDGKVCHNRQTEGSGRPYARQLINAGPYDSLKDVAMKILQNRVSTVPIINSSSPDGSFPQLLHLASLSGILKCICRHFKHSSSSLPILQQPICSIPLGTWVPKIGESSRPPFAMLRQNATLAAALSLLVQADVSSVPIVDDSDSLLDIYSRSDITSLAKDRAYAQIRLDEMNIHQALQLGQDANSPCGVFNGQRCQMCLSSDPLHKIMERLSNPGVRRLVIVEAGSKRVQGIITLSDVFRFLLG is encoded by the exons ATGTTTAATTCTGACACTCCTGGTAGATCCAACATGGAGGTGGACGAGAACACATTTGTTCGTCCA ATGGCATCGCCTGATGGAATGTTGCGGGAGCGAATTTCAGAGGCTGATGTACAGATTTCTCGTCATCGTATATCTTTGTTTTTATCGCAACATACAGCATATGAATTACTTCCAGAGTCGGGCAAG GTTGTGgctttggatgttactttgccGGTTAAACAAGCTTTTCATATTCTTTATGAGCAG GGAGTTCCTGCTGCTCCTTTGTGGGATTTTGGCAAGGGTCACTTTGTTGGAGTTCTTAGTGCCATTGacttcattttaattttgagAGAG CTTGGGAATCATGGCTCAAATTTGACAGAAGAGGAGTTAGAGACTCATACAATTTTGGCATGGAAAGATGGAAAAGTTTGTCACAATAGACAAACTGAGGGCAGCGGGAGGCCGTATGCCAGACAGCTTATAAAT GCTGGACCATATGATTCCTTGAAAGATGTCGCTATGAAGATTTTGCAAAACAGAGTATCCACTGTTCCAATTATAAATTCCTCATCACCAGATGGTTCTTTCCCGCAGCTGCTACATCTTGCTTCTCTGTCTGGGATACTAAAGT GTATTTGCAGACATTTCAAACACTCTAGTAGCTCTTTGCCTATTCTTCAACAACCAATTTGTTCAATTCCTTTAGGTACTTGGGTTCCCAAGATTGGGGAATCAAGTCGACCGCCATTTGCAATGTTGAGACAAAATGCTACTCTTGCTGCTGCCCTGTCTTTGCTCGTGCAAG CGGACGTGAGTTCAGTTCCTATTGTTGATGACAGTGACTCACTTCTGGATATATATTCTAGGAG TGATATTACTTCTTTAGCAAAAGACAGAGCGTATGCACAAATTCGTCTTGATGAAATGAATATTCATCAG GCCCTTCAATTAGGACAAGATGCTAATTCTCCTTGTGGAGTATTCAATGGACAAAGATGTCAGATGTGCTTGTCCTCAGACCCCTTGCACAAGATCATGGAGCGGCTATCAAATCCAG GCGTCAGGAGGCTTGTAATTGTGGAAGCTGGTAGCAAGCGTGTCCAAGGTATTATTACGCTAAGCGATGTATTCAGATTTTTGCTTGGCTAG